Proteins from a genomic interval of Sander vitreus isolate 19-12246 chromosome 6, sanVit1, whole genome shotgun sequence:
- the efhb gene encoding EF-hand domain-containing family member B yields the protein MGSTPPTPPVVRKFRNSILPEPGAIRVHKGKANDPDVANTLVHGISTKSSLTGGSLINPPQKTLFQQRLQELRESVYASSQKAPVGRSHHQRVGLPAWNNDNTTYGVKTLRGLAVREIINPSKTAEEVDREAQEGHETYIRSHNAYFIGERIDRKYDWNHYSKDSRFGILTPHFNDGRNLGKTLHWLGETQKFYNPKIVWKRSGNKEKMAQLMGKTTNVRGNTLNLPPDHTFGTLLPPDEFGVGAIIHSTEPGQYVRGRDRQRSLVNAVRHHLKKVNFHNFPSLLQAFRHYDQAGKGMIDKEDLQAVCSQFQLDMSRLVLDDLMDYCDTDKDGLINFLEFANFLNWKDKMPINSREQCIMTNERQTSTAPANLERKPSSESAQLPASEALIKPEDLEPVKPGSSLKTVRTLRRPRAAPDHFITSSTLIGSVSDPSASSSRTYGIPSVRSDLPAPRIKRVSDQNNYGDTSTAADLLHPSVHALRGVHEEHFLCPRTKKEIAEIFRNVGVNVCQETFDEAWKLASMKNPAGEVCVEVFRNVLKEIKAM from the exons ATGGGTAGTACC CCCCCCACCCCACCAGTGGTAAGGAAATTCCGCAACAGCATCCTACCAGAACCAGGAGCTATCAGAGTGCACAAAGGGAAGGCAAATGATCCAGATGTTGCCAACACCCTTGTTCATGGCATTAGCACCAAATCTTCCCTCACT GGAGGAAGCTTGATAAATCCTCCCCAAAAGACCTTGTTCCAGCAGAGGTTACAAGAGCTCAGGGAATCGGTGTATGCCTCCAGTCAAAAGGCACCTGTGGGCAGGTCACACCATCAGCGTGTTGGACTTCCCGCCTGGAATAACGACAATACTACGTATGGCGTGAAAACACTTAGag GGTTGGCTGTGCGCGAGATTATTAACCCTTCAAAAACAGCAGAGGAGGTGGACAGGGAAGCTCAGGAGGGACACGAGACTTACATCCGTAGCCACAACGCCTATTTTATTG GTGAGCGTATTGATAGGAAGTATGACTGGAATCACTACAGTAAAGACAGCAGGTTTGGAATTCTCACGCCTCATTTCAATGACGGACGTAATCTCGGCAAAACTCTCCACTGGCTGGGGGAGACACAAAA GTTTTACAATCCAAAGATTGTTTGGAAGCGATCTGGGAACAAGGAAAAGATGGCCCAACTAATGGGCAAAACAACCAATGT GAGAGGAAATACCTTGAATCTTCCACCAGATCACACCTTTGGAACTCTTTTACCGCCGGATGAATTTG GTGTTGGAGCTATAATCCACTCCACGGAGCCAGGCCAGTATGTGAGAGGCCGAGACCGACAGCGCAGCCTGGTCAACGCAGTGCGACACCACCTGAAGAAGGTCAATTTCCACAACTTCCCCTCCCTGCTGCAGGCGTTCAGACATTATGACCAG GCAGGCAAGGGAATGATTGACAAAGAGGAcctgcaggcagtgtgcagtcAGTTCCAGCTGGACATGAGCAGACTGGTTCTGGATGACCTGATGGACTACTGTGACACAGACAAGGACGGACTAATCAACTTCCTGGAGTTTGCTAACTTCCTCAACTGGAAGGACAAGATGCCCATCAACAGTCGAGAGCAATGCATTATGACGAATG AGCGTCAGACCAGCACAGCTCCAGCCAACCTAGAAAGGAAGCCTTCGTCAGAATCGGCACAGCTTCCTGCCTCTGAGGCCTTGATTAAGCCTGAGGACCTGGAGCCCGTTAAGCCAGGCAGCTCACTGAAGACCGTCAGGACCTTGAGGCGACCCAGGGCAGCCCCAGACCACTTCATCACCTCGTCCACCCTCATCGGGTCTGTCAGTGATCCGTCCGCATCAA GCAGCCGCACCTACGGGATCCCGTCTGTGCGCTCGGACCTTCCAGCTCCACGCATAAAGAGAGTCAGTGACCAAAACAACTACGGTGATACATCCACGGCTGCAGATCTTCTGCATCCATCAGTCCATGCCCTTCGGGGTGTTCATGAGGAACACTTCCTCTGTCCTCGTACCAAGAAGGAG ATTGCAGAGATCTTCAGGAATGTGGGTGTTAATGTTTGTCAGGAGACATTCGACGAGGCCTGGAAGCTGGCGTCCATGAAGAATCCGGCCGGGGAGGTTTGTGTCGAGGTTTTCCGTAACGTACTTAAGGAAATAAAAGCAATGTAA
- the LOC144518915 gene encoding LOW QUALITY PROTEIN: m-AAA protease-interacting protein 1, mitochondrial (The sequence of the model RefSeq protein was modified relative to this genomic sequence to represent the inferred CDS: inserted 1 base in 1 codon; substituted 2 bases at 2 genomic stop codons), which translates to MQRITSLAACRKLGGLVACIPWVCSWKRGPICSRQPAAHRQWAWVCVLPVRPFXGAQSRRLCRRRFEFAGQKHRLFSSQPGADGPPGSSSGQPPVSVAGTPDPIVWIRCKLIMYLSDLYFELDINSVEFERGVKQALVHVSNMMSSGRYHKLVGIVSNEMIDYVQTRCKSLTDAQRXQLAVTMDDIIFIFPEDVSVVFDQYDRKFCFVVMRCWLLSTYEGRDDPEGTQIFKVASSEEGGPQKKIVTAVYEFQXELTTGASPDWTVTTVWHWQLDE; encoded by the exons ATGCAGCGGATCACCAGCCTCGCTGCATGCCGGAAGCTCGGCGGCCTCGTGGCGTGCATTCCCTGGGTCTGCTCCTGGAAGAGGGGCCCGATCTGCAGCAGGCAACCGGCCGCGCACCGGCAGTgggcgtgggtgtgtgtgcttcCTGTGCGTCCTT GCGGAGCACAAAGCCGGAGGCTGTGTAGGCGGAGGTTCGAGTTCGCCGGTCAGAAACACAGACTGTTTAGCTCACAGCCTGGAGCCGACGGGCCGCCGGGGAGCTCCAGCGGTCAGCCCCCTGTCTCCGTAGCCGGCACCCCGGACCCGATCGTATGGATCCGGTGCAAATTGATCATGTATCTCAGCGATCTGTACTTTGAGTTAGACATAAACTCTGTGGAGTTTGAAAGAGGAGTGAAGCAG GCTTTGGTCCACGTCTCCAACATGATGTCCAGCGGCAGATACCACAAGCTAGTGGGTATTGTGTCCAATGAG ATGATAGATTATGTTCAGACGAGGTGCAAGTCTCTCACCGATGCTCAGAGATAGCAGCTCGCTGTCACAATGGACgacattatatttattttcccaGAAGATGTGTCTGTGGTCTTTGATCAATATG ATAGAAAGTTCTGCTTTGTCGTCATGAGGTGTTGGCTCCTGTCGACATATGAAGGCCGTGATGACCCAGAGGGCACACAGATCTTCAAAGTGGCCTCTAGTGAAGAGGGTGGCCCACAGAAGAAAATAGTGACAGCAGTCTATGA ATTCCAATGAGAGTTGACAACTGGAGCTTCTCCTGACTGGACAGTCACGACTGTTTGGCACTGGCAACTGGACGAGTGA